The genomic segment TTACGAACTTCGCGGATAAAGGAAGGTGACATACTTTGGCTAAAGTACAATATTACGGAACAGGGCGCCGTAAGAAGTCTGTTGCGCGCGTACGCCTCGTTCCCGGCGACGGAAAGATTGTTGTGAACGGCCGTGACATCGAAGAATATTTCAACCTTGAAACGTTGCGCGCGATTGTGAGACAACCGCTCGTTGAAACGGAAACGGTTGGTACTTACGACGTCCTCGTTAACGTTGACGGCGGCGGATACACCGGTCAAGCCGGCGCGATTCGCCACGGCGTGGCCCGCGCATTGCTTGAAGTCGATCCTGACTTCCGCGCTCCGCTTAAGCGCGCAGGCTACTTGACTCGCGACCCGCGTATGAAAGAACGTAAAAAATACGGACTCAAAGGCGCGCGCCGCGCACCTCAGTTCTCGAAACGTTAAAGCCAGTCCTGTTCAAGACCTTAAATCGAATCGATTTAAGGTCTTTTTCATTTGGAAATTTAAATTGCGTGCATGAACCTCTCTGACCTGTCGAAACTAAGGGGAAAAGGAAAGAGAGGGGATGCGATTGAACGTCATCACGTCTTTTACGGAAAAACAACGGCATAAACAAGTGGAATTCGAGCGGAAAGTGTTGCGCGATTTGTCGTTTACCGAAATTGAAAAAACGGTCGAGTTGACGTTTTCGCCGTATTTAAAAACGACTTCGGGCTATCAGTCGCCGCTTGAAGAAGTTTGCGTCGATTACGCGGTGGAAGCTTTTTTGCTCGGGGCCTCTTACAGCCGGCTCGGTTATTACGGGGAGCCGATCGAACAGGTCGAGAAAAAAAGCCGCGAAGCCAAGAAGAAACTCACCGACGACTTGTATGACTATTGGACGTACTGGAGCCACGCCGACGAGCTGATGCTCGAATCGATCTACACCGCTTCGGAATTGTACGTCGATCAATGGTGGCGCAACGGATTCGAAACCGGCGAAAAACGTTACCGGCTTCGCCTTCACTAATCATATTTGTCTCCCTTGTCCCATATATATGTACAAACACACAAGGGGAGACGGCCAGTGAAAGCCTATTGGAAACCGACCGCGATGATTGCAGGGGCACTCATACTTGTTTTCATTATTTTTTATCAAGTGGAGTTTCACGATTCCCATTCCGATTTGTCTTGGAAAACGCCGCTTTCGGGCAAAGTGATTGTGCTTGACGCCGGTCATGGGGGACCGGATGGAGGAGCCGTAGGCAAAGGGGATGTCACGGAGAAAGACATTGCTCTGGCGATCTCCCATCAAGTGAAACATTATTTGCAGCAAGCCGGTGCGCTCGTGCTCATGACGAGAGAAGTCGACAAAGACTTGGCCGATGAAAACAATGAAGACTATAGCCGGCGAAAAACTCGCGATTTGCGGCAAAGGGTCGCTTTCGTGAAACAAACGAAGCCCGATTTGCTCATCAGCATTCATTTAAACGCGATTCCTTCACCAAGGTGGAGAGGGGCGCAGACTTTTTTTGATCCACATATGGCGGATAGCGAAAAGGTGGCCAAATTCATCCAAGATTCTCTTCGCTACCACCTTGAAAACACTGACCGCTATGCAAAAGCGATCAGCAACATATATTTGTTGAAGACGGTCGATGTTCCCGCAGCACTTGTCGAAGTCGGATTTTTGTCCAATCCGGAAGAGACGGATTTACTGAAGACGGAAAACTATCAATATCAGGTGGCCGCGTCGATCTATCAAGGCATCATGCGCTATTACGGCAAAGAACCCGTTCCGGAACAGTAGGAACGGGTTTTGGCGGCTATCTATGTTATACTGTTAACGGAAAAAACAATGGGCTAAAAGGTGGGATGTACCTATGTTGAACGAAGAGACGGTACGCGAGCAACTGAAAAGTGTACAAGACCCTGATTTACATAAAAGCCTCGTCGAAACTGGCGGCATTCGCGAGGTCAAGATCAAAGAAGGTTACGTCGGTTTGAAAATCGCACTCGCGCAAATCAATACTGCCGAACAAATGCAAGTGCAGCAGGAAATTGTCAATAAGCTGAAAAGCGCGGGTGCCGATTCGGTCGGTCTCCGCTTTGAAGCGTTGAGTGAGGAAGAACTCGACAAGTTCGGGGGGATAGCCGAGGAAGAAGAGGATGACGGCTCATTGCTGACGAAAGGCAGCAAGACGACATTCATTGCCGTTGCGAGCGGGAAAGGCGGCGTCGGGAAATCGACGGTGACGGTGAACTTGGCAACCGCGTTGCAGCGGCTCGGGAAGAAAGTCGGGAT from the Bacillales bacterium genome contains:
- the rpsI gene encoding 30S ribosomal protein S9, which codes for MAKVQYYGTGRRKKSVARVRLVPGDGKIVVNGRDIEEYFNLETLRAIVRQPLVETETVGTYDVLVNVDGGGYTGQAGAIRHGVARALLEVDPDFRAPLKRAGYLTRDPRMKERKKYGLKGARRAPQFSKR
- a CDS encoding DUF2521 family protein, translating into MRLNVITSFTEKQRHKQVEFERKVLRDLSFTEIEKTVELTFSPYLKTTSGYQSPLEEVCVDYAVEAFLLGASYSRLGYYGEPIEQVEKKSREAKKKLTDDLYDYWTYWSHADELMLESIYTASELYVDQWWRNGFETGEKRYRLRLH
- the cwlD gene encoding N-acetylmuramoyl-L-alanine amidase CwlD, with the translated sequence MKAYWKPTAMIAGALILVFIIFYQVEFHDSHSDLSWKTPLSGKVIVLDAGHGGPDGGAVGKGDVTEKDIALAISHQVKHYLQQAGALVLMTREVDKDLADENNEDYSRRKTRDLRQRVAFVKQTKPDLLISIHLNAIPSPRWRGAQTFFDPHMADSEKVAKFIQDSLRYHLENTDRYAKAISNIYLLKTVDVPAALVEVGFLSNPEETDLLKTENYQYQVAASIYQGIMRYYGKEPVPEQ